The Limisphaera ngatamarikiensis genome contains the following window.
CCGTCGATGCGCCAGGGTTTGCCGTCGCCGCCCAAGCCGTACCGTCCGATTTCGAGTGAGCGGAGGCATTTCTGGAGGGCTTCCTTGAAGGTGCGCCCGATGGCCATGGCTTCGCCGACGCTTTTCATCTGGGTGGTGAGGGTGGGATCGGCATCGGGGAATTTTTCGAATGCGAAGCGTGGGACCTTGACCACGACGTAGTCGATGGTGGGTTCGAACGAGGCGGGGGTTTCGCGGGTGATGTCGTTGGGGATTTCGTCGAGGCGGTAACCGACGGCGAGTTTGGCGGCGATTTTGGCGATGGGGAATCCGGTTGCCTTGGAGGCGAGGGCGGAGCTGCGGCTGACGCGTGGGTTCATTTCGATGACCACCATCCGGCCGGTTTTGGGGTTGACGGCGAACTGGATGTTGGAGCCGCCGGTTTCGACGCCCACGGCGCGGATGACGGCGAAGCTGGCGTCGCGCATGAGCTGGTATTCCTTGTCGGTGAGGGTCTGGATGGGGGCGACGGTGATGGAGTCGCCGGTGTGGATGCCCATCGGGTCGAAGTTTTCGATGGAGCAGATGACCACGCAATTGTCGGCGTGGTCGCGCATGACCTCCATTTCGAACTCTTTCCAGCCGAGCAGGGATTCCTCGATGAGGATTTCGGACACGGGGGAGAGGTCGAGGCCGCGGCGGGCGATTTCCTCGAATTCGTCGCGGTTGTAGGCGATGCCGCCGCCGGTACCGCCGAGGGTGAAGGCGGGCCGGATGATGAGGGGGAACCGTCCGATGGAGGCGGCAACGGCGCGGGCTTCCTCGAGGCTGTGGGCGGTCCCGCTGACGGGGACGTCCAGGCCGATGCTGAGCATGAGGTCTTTGAAGACCTGGCGGTCTTCCCCGCGCTCGATGGCTTCGGGTTTGGCGCCGATGAGTTCGACGCCGTGGCGGCGGAGTGCGCCCGAACGATGGAGGGCCATGGCGGTGTTGAGGGCGGTCTGGCCGCCGAGGGTGGGCAACAGGACCAGCTTGTGGGGGACATCGGGTGGCGCACCTTCCAAGGGCACGCCCATGCGGCGCAGTTCTTCCAGCTCGCGGACAATGATCTTTTCGACGCATTCGGGCGTGATGGGTTCGATGTAGGTGCGGTCGGCGAACTCCGGGTCGGTCATGATGGTGGCGGGGTTGGAGTTCACCAGGATTACGCGGTAGCCCTCTTCCTTGAGGGCCTTGCAGGCCTGCGTACCGGAATAGTCGAACTCGCAGGCCTGACCGATGATGATCGGGCCCGCGCCGATGATGAGCACGGAATGGATGTCCTTGCGCTTCGGCATAGGCGAGGGAGAGTTAAACCGATGTCCGGGGGTTTGTCAGGGCCGGAATTGGGATCGGGTTGTCGCAGGGCGGGTCGGCGCTGTTGAGGGCCTTCCGTTGGGCGCCCCGGTCCTGGCGGCCGCTTGGGCGCCGGCCAAGGGTCGGGTGTGGAAACCGGAGCCGGACTTGCGGCGGGGCGGGACCGGCTTCAGGCTTGTGGAGTGAAGGGCTTTTTTTCAGTGGCGCCGGCGGCGGCGGGTGCAGCGGGGAGTTGCGATGGATGAGCGGCGCGGGCAGGGTATGGGAGCACGGGCTTGCGGGGTGGGACTTCCGCCGTTGGCGGGTGGGTTGAGATGCGGTTGAGACCATGAATCTGACTGGGCGAACAGGGGCGCGGCGGGTGAGCTTTGGGCCGTGGGGGTCGGTTGGGGCGTTTACGCTGGTGGAGTTGCTGGTGGTGATCGCGGTGGTGGCGGTACTGGCGGCGCTGTTGTTGCCGGCTTTGGGTAGGGGGAAACAGAGGGCGCAGGGGTACCAGTGCCTCAACAATCATCGGCAACTGGTGCTGGCATGGCGCATGTATGTGGATGACAACCGGGACGAGCTGCCGTTCGCCAGCGAGGATCCGCGTCGGCCGGAGACGGCGGCCTGGGCATGGGTGACGGGGTATCTGGATTTGAACCCGAACAACCCGACGAATTGGAATCCGGCCCTGTCGATCGAGCGCAGTCCGCTCTGGCCGTATTGCGGGGGTCAGCGGACGATTTGGAAATGTCCGGCTGATCAATCGTTTGTGGTGGTCAATGGGGAGCCCCGGCCGCGGGTGCGGAGCATGTCCATGAACGTGTATCTTGGGGGCTGGGGCGGGACGGACGGGGGTTGGGGCGCGCTGATTTCCGATTACCGGATCTACCGCAAGGGATCGGATCTGCACAATCCCGGTCCGGCCAGGCTGTTTGTGTTTCTGGACATGCGGGAGGACAGCATTGACATGGGGAATTTCGCGACGCGCATGGCCGGATGGCCGAACCGACCCGAGCTGTACGGTTTCTATGATCTGCCGGGTTTTTATCATCATCGGGCCTGCGGTTTTTCCTTTGCGGACGGGCATTCGGAGATGCGCCGGTGGCGGGATGATCGGACCATGCCGCCGTTGGTGCCGGGCGGGCTGGTGAACGACAGTTTTGCTTCGCCGCACAATCCTGATGTGGCCTGGTTGCAGGAGCGTTCGACGCGCCCGCTCTCCGACGTGCGGTAGGAGTGGATGGGTTCGGCGTGGGCCGCGGCGGCGCGTTTGAGGTGGGTGCGTGGGTGGAACCGGCGGTGTGGGGGCGTGGTGCCGGTGGGCGCGGAGTCCATGCAGGTTTGGGTTAACCCTGCCCGGGTCCGATTGTGAGGGCTTGTTTGATCCGCCAGAGGAGGTCTTGTGCGGTGAAGGGTTTGCGCAGGCAGGGGGTACGGTCCTGCGGTTCCAGTTCGGGCAGTACGTAACCGGTGGTGGGGATGATGGGGAGGGTTGGCCGCAGACGACGGATCCGCTCGATGAGATCGCGGCCGCTCATGCGGGGCATGACGAGGTCGACGAGCGCCACGTCCACGCGGTTTTCGTTGCGGCTCAACAGGGCGAGGGCTTCGGCGCCGCCGGGCGCGGTCAGGACGTCGTACCCGAACTGTTTGAGAACGGCTTCGACGGTTCGGCGGACGCGGTCGTCATCGTCCACCACCAGCACGGTTCCCTGGCCGCGCAGGATGGGGTCGGAGGGGGCTGCGGTGCGGGCTACGACGGGCCTGGCTGGCAGGTACAGGCGCACCGAGGTGCCGCGACCGGGCTCGCTGGCGATTACGATGCCGCCGCCGTGACCGGAGACCACGCCGTAGACCCAGGCAAGGCCCAGTCCGCGATGGCCCTGGGCACGTTTGGTGGTGAAGAACGGTTCGAAGATACGGGGCAGATGGTCCACCGGGATGCCGCAACCGGTGTCTGTGATTTCGACACAGACGTGGCATCCGGCGGCCAGCTCGACGTTGCGGTCGCGTGCGGGTTGATCCAGGACTAGGTTGCGGGTGCGGATGAGGACGCGGCCCTGGTGGGTGATGGCTTCGGCGGCGTTGTCAAGGAGGTGGACGATTGCCTGGAGCAGTTTGGCTTCCTGGAAGTGGACGGTGTAGAGGCGGCGTTCCGGTTCAAAGGTCCATTCGATGTCTGCCTGGACGGGTTTGGACCGGACGATGGCGAGGGCGCGTTGGATGAGATCGTTGAGGTTACCGCCGGGCGGGGTTTCCGGCTCGGGCGTGGTGTGGCTGAAGGAGCCCAATTCGTGGGCGAGTTCGGCGGCGTGGGCGACGGCTTGTTCGATTTCGAGCAGGGTGGGGCGGAGAGGGTCGTCGGGGGCCAACCGGCTCAGGAGGAGGGAGGTTCGGCCCAAGATGGGGGTGAGGGCGTTGTTGAAGTCGAGGGCGATGGTACGGGTGAGCTGGAGGACGGATTGGAGGCGCTGTTGGAGGGAGGAGGTGTCGGGTTCGGGGGGTGTGGGTGGGAGCTGGAGGAGGAAGAACCGCTGTTGATCGCGTGTCCAGCTGCAGATATGGGCGGTGGTTTCGAGGGTTTGCCCGCCACGGGCCCGGAGTCGAAGGGTCACGGTGGGGATGGGTGCGCGGGTCCACTGCAGAAGGAAGGTCTCGGGCGGGGCGGTGTTTTCCGGGTGCCAGAAGGTAGCGAGCCGGGCGGTTCCGCTGGAGACGCCCGGGCCCAGCCGTTGGACGGCGGCCGCGTTGGCGCGGAGGATTGTTCCAGCGGCGTCCAGCCAGAGGACGGGCCATCCGGCGTTTTCGAATGCGGCGAAAAATTCGTTTCGCATGCGACCGCTTGAGGTCCAGTTGATTTGGTGATCGGCGGGATGGGCCCGGGACTTTAGAATTGGAGAAAGGCCTCCGGCAGGAGATCGGCGATGGAGAACCGGCGCGGGTTGCCGGGCCGGCGGCTGTCGGCCACGTACAGATGCGCCCGGGGGGCGTACTCGGCCAGCAATTGCCGGCAGGCGCCGCAGGGTGCGGGGCCTTGGGGGATCCGGGCGACGACGGCCACGGCCACGATGGGTTCGCGGCATTCGGTGAGGGTTTTGAACAGGGCGACCCGTTCGGCGCAGCAGGTAAGGCCGAAGCTGGCGCTTTCGATGTTGGCCCCGGTGAAAATACGGCCGGAGCGTGTGAGCACGGCGGCACCGACGCGGAACCCGGACCATGGGGCACGGGCGAGTCGGCGGGCCCGGACGGCGGCGAGCACCAGCTTGTGGATCGTTGCCGGGTCGGGTTCGGCGCGGATGGTGGGGTTCATGGTGGGCCGTGTGAGTGCAAGTTTGTTGGATGGGGTTCAGTCCCGGCTGGCGTACCAGCGGATGAACTCGTCCAACCAGGCGGTGGCCTGCCGGGTGATGCGGCCGGCTTGTTCCAGGACCTCCTCGTGGGAGAGGGGTTTCCGGCTCCGGCCGGCTGCCAGGTTGGTGATGCAGGAAACGGCGGCGACGCGCAGGCCGCATTGCCGTGCGACGATGACCTCGGGGACGGTGCTCATGCCGACGGCGTCGGCGCCCAGGCGCGCGAAGGCCCGGACTTCGGCGGGGGTTTCGAAGCTGGGTCCGCTCACGGCCAGATACACCCCGCGATGCAGGCGGAGTTTTTGGTTGCGTGCGGCCCGGGCGAGTCCGCGGGAGAGATCGGGATCGTAGGCCCGGCCGAGGTCCACAAACCGGGTTAACCCCGGCCACTGGGGCCCACGCAGCGGATTGTCGGCCATGAAATTGATGTGATCGCGCAGGAGCATGAAATCGCCGGGTCGAAACCCGCGTCGGATCCCGCCGGCGGCGTTGGTGAGGATGAGATCGCGCACGCCCCAGGCGGCGAGGACGCGGATGGGGAAGGTGATCCGGGCCATGGACCAACCCTCGTAGAAGTGGGCGCGCCCTTGGAGGATGGCGAGCGGGACACCGTGTCGGGTGCCGACCAGGAGGCGACCGCCGTGTCCGGGGACGGTTGGGGTGGGAAAGCCCGGGATTTGGGCGAAGTCGATTGGGCACTGCGTTTCCAGGAGGTCTGCGACGCCGCCGAAGCCGGTGCCGAGCACGAGGGCGAGCCGGGGCGTGAAGCTGCACTGCATGCGCAGGAGGCGCAGGGCGGCCTGCAACTGGTCGGGCCCGGGGTCGGCCGGGCGGATGGATTTGCGGGTTGTGCCGGTCTTCATTGCGCGGTGGTGCGCGGCTTGCCGGATGCGTCGGTTGCCCCTAGTTTGCGGCGGTTGAGCGGCGACGTTTTATGGATTGGACAACCGAATCGTGGCAACGCTACGCACGGCATGTGATTTTGCCGGAGATCGGCCCGGCCGGCCAAAAGAAAATTCGTGAAGCCCGGGTGTTGTGTGTGGGTGCGGGTGGGCTGGGTTCGCCGGTGTTGTTGTATTTGGCGGCGGCGGGGGTGGGCCGGTTGGGCATCGTGGATCATGACCGGGTGGACATCACGAATCTCCAGCGGCAGGTGGTGCATACCACGGCGGATGCCGGCAGGCCGAAGAC
Protein-coding sequences here:
- the carB gene encoding carbamoyl-phosphate synthase large subunit, whose protein sequence is MPKRKDIHSVLIIGAGPIIIGQACEFDYSGTQACKALKEEGYRVILVNSNPATIMTDPEFADRTYIEPITPECVEKIIVRELEELRRMGVPLEGAPPDVPHKLVLLPTLGGQTALNTAMALHRSGALRRHGVELIGAKPEAIERGEDRQVFKDLMLSIGLDVPVSGTAHSLEEARAVAASIGRFPLIIRPAFTLGGTGGGIAYNRDEFEEIARRGLDLSPVSEILIEESLLGWKEFEMEVMRDHADNCVVICSIENFDPMGIHTGDSITVAPIQTLTDKEYQLMRDASFAVIRAVGVETGGSNIQFAVNPKTGRMVVIEMNPRVSRSSALASKATGFPIAKIAAKLAVGYRLDEIPNDITRETPASFEPTIDYVVVKVPRFAFEKFPDADPTLTTQMKSVGEAMAIGRTFKEALQKCLRSLEIGRYGLGGDGKPWRIDGQLYGDRDLLPRDLLIRKLSIPNAERIFFIRHAFRAGFTVEEIHQLTHIDPWFLTQIREIVEFEERLAACRQTALAPA
- a CDS encoding prepilin-type N-terminal cleavage/methylation domain-containing protein, producing the protein MNLTGRTGARRVSFGPWGSVGAFTLVELLVVIAVVAVLAALLLPALGRGKQRAQGYQCLNNHRQLVLAWRMYVDDNRDELPFASEDPRRPETAAWAWVTGYLDLNPNNPTNWNPALSIERSPLWPYCGGQRTIWKCPADQSFVVVNGEPRPRVRSMSMNVYLGGWGGTDGGWGALISDYRIYRKGSDLHNPGPARLFVFLDMREDSIDMGNFATRMAGWPNRPELYGFYDLPGFYHHRACGFSFADGHSEMRRWRDDRTMPPLVPGGLVNDSFASPHNPDVAWLQERSTRPLSDVR
- a CDS encoding ATP-binding protein; this translates as MRNEFFAAFENAGWPVLWLDAAGTILRANAAAVQRLGPGVSSGTARLATFWHPENTAPPETFLLQWTRAPIPTVTLRLRARGGQTLETTAHICSWTRDQQRFFLLQLPPTPPEPDTSSLQQRLQSVLQLTRTIALDFNNALTPILGRTSLLLSRLAPDDPLRPTLLEIEQAVAHAAELAHELGSFSHTTPEPETPPGGNLNDLIQRALAIVRSKPVQADIEWTFEPERRLYTVHFQEAKLLQAIVHLLDNAAEAITHQGRVLIRTRNLVLDQPARDRNVELAAGCHVCVEITDTGCGIPVDHLPRIFEPFFTTKRAQGHRGLGLAWVYGVVSGHGGGIVIASEPGRGTSVRLYLPARPVVARTAAPSDPILRGQGTVLVVDDDDRVRRTVEAVLKQFGYDVLTAPGGAEALALLSRNENRVDVALVDLVMPRMSGRDLIERIRRLRPTLPIIPTTGYVLPELEPQDRTPCLRKPFTAQDLLWRIKQALTIGPGQG
- a CDS encoding cytidine deaminase produces the protein MNPTIRAEPDPATIHKLVLAAVRARRLARAPWSGFRVGAAVLTRSGRIFTGANIESASFGLTCCAERVALFKTLTECREPIVAVAVVARIPQGPAPCGACRQLLAEYAPRAHLYVADSRRPGNPRRFSIADLLPEAFLQF
- a CDS encoding purine-nucleoside phosphorylase, translated to MKTGTTRKSIRPADPGPDQLQAALRLLRMQCSFTPRLALVLGTGFGGVADLLETQCPIDFAQIPGFPTPTVPGHGGRLLVGTRHGVPLAILQGRAHFYEGWSMARITFPIRVLAAWGVRDLILTNAAGGIRRGFRPGDFMLLRDHINFMADNPLRGPQWPGLTRFVDLGRAYDPDLSRGLARAARNQKLRLHRGVYLAVSGPSFETPAEVRAFARLGADAVGMSTVPEVIVARQCGLRVAAVSCITNLAAGRSRKPLSHEEVLEQAGRITRQATAWLDEFIRWYASRD